In Bacteroidota bacterium, the sequence TCCCTGCCGGCCCGTTCGCGCTCGCGCTGATCAGTTCCCCGAGAACGAGATCCGGAAGTTGAACCCGCCGTTGAGCGTCGAGGTGCTCGGAATGCGGCTCCCTTCGCTCTCTAGTGACGTGTACCGCACGAACACGTCGGCGGTGACCTGGCTCGAGATCGTGTAGGAGACGCGCGGCTCCAAGGTGAGACGCGTCGACGCCTCGGGCGTCTGCGGGCTGCGCGGCGCCCCGGCAATCGTGTCCAGGAAGTCCTGCCGGAAGTTGAGGCGCTGGTCGCTGTTGTTCGCCGTCGAGAAGGTGAGCGACATCCGGACGTTGTTGTTGATCCGGCGGCGGTTGACGAACGGGAGCGGGATCCGGAGGCCGGTTTTCGAGAAGCTCAGGCGGACGGAGACTTCATCCGTCGTGCTCTCGGACACGTTCGCACCCGCGACGCTGAGCGAGAGCGCCCGGCTCTGGGTGAAGTTGACGTCGGCCTGGATGCCGCCCCGGAACGTCATGTTGAAGCCGATGAGCGGCTGGAAGCGCTCGTTGAGCCGGACGTTCTGCGACTGGCGTGCGTCGACCGGGACCTGGAACGATTGGCCCCCGATGGTCTCGTTCTCGAAGCTGCCGCCCTCGGCGAAGGCGAGCGCGTCGGAGCGGTAGTCCAGATCGTAGGTGGCCGAGTAGCCGTGGCGCACCGTCATTTGGGTGGTGAGCAGGCGGAAGAGCGGCCAGTTGCTGAGGCCGTTGTAGGTCACCGACCAGTTCGGCAGCGGCAGCGCGAAGAAGCTGTTCGGCCCGAAGCTGCCCAGGCTGCTCGTGAACGCGCCCCGGAAGTCGTCGGCGAGGCCGTTGTTGCTGAGTGCCGTCGTGAACGGAGCGCCGTTCTCGGTCACGAGCCCTGCGGCCAGATCGGCGAGGTAGCGGTCGCGGTGAACTTCGAGGAAGCGGTCGTAGGAGCCGCCGAGTGCCCAGACCGTCGCGGAGCCGCCGCCGTTCTCGATGGGCGGCGCCTCGTCTACGCTGCCGCCGTCCTCCGTGGGGATGAACGAGAACGTTGTGGAGCGATCCCAGCCGAGGTTCCAGTTCAAGTCCACACGCAGGCTACGCGTCAGTTCGAGGCTCGTGCGCGTCTGGATCTCGTTGGTGCGCGCCACGATGTCGTCGACCTGCAGGTTGCCGACGATGGCCGGGTCGAAGATGGTGCGGCGCGGGCGGTCTTCGAGGCCCAGGCGGTAAGCCAGCGACGGCCCTTCGCCGGTGATGGCGTCGAAGAGGTTGTAGGCGCTCCCATCGACGGCACCTGATCGCGTGGTGCGTCCGGCGTTGTACGTCGTCGTGAGGTCGCTGATGCCAGTCACGGCGAGGAAGAGCTGGCGACCAATCGAGAGCGGCGACGGAGGCCCCACGCGCTCGGGCACCTCCAGTTCGGCGCGCTCCTCCTCGGTGAGTTCCTCGCCCCGCTCCTCCGCTTCCTCCTCAGCCTCGGAGAGCCGTGCCTGGGCCGCCTCGCGGGCAGAGCGTCGCCGCCGCCGATCGTTGCGGTAGGTCTCTTCCGCGTCTTCGATGCGGCGGTAGAACCCGAACTCGCGTAGAAAGTCGCGGGGGCTGAGCGTCAGGCCGGTGCGCAGGTTGAGCGTGTTCGAGATGGAGGCCAGGCGCAGGTCAGGTGCGGTGTCTTCGAAGCCGGAGAGCGGCTGGAAAGTCCACTGGAAGCCCGACGAGTAGGAGATGGCCTGCGGCCGGATCCACCGCACGCCCTGCAGACGCGGCGTGAGCGTGGTGGTGAAGTTCTGCGAGTAGGTGTCCGTCTGGATGTCGCGCTGCCCGCTGAAGACGTCGCCCACGACACCGAACACGGGGATCACGTCGAGGCGCTCCGTGGTGAAGACGCGGAAGCCGTTCTCCGTCAGCGATTCCGCCGTGAACGTGGGGTCGATCTGGGGGGCTACCTCGTCGATCGTCTGGCCGAGAAACTCGCCCACGGGTGCCCCGGTCGAGTCGATCACGAAGGTGTCGTTGGTACGGTCGGCCCCGATCGCGCTCAGCACTTGGTTGAGATTGGAGCCGTAGGTGAGCGCGAGGAAGTTGAACGGGCTGTAGGCGAGGTCAAACGAGCGCCGGTGCGTGAAGGTGTGGTTCTCGCGGATGGCGTTGCGGTAGCGCTCCGGGACCGCTGCGATCTCGTCGCTGATCGAAATAGGCGCCCGCTGCTGGTTCTCGGCGACGGTGCGGCTCGCGTCGGCGTTGAACGACACCGACGACGGCAAGAGGTTGAGTTGGAGCCGAGCCAGCAGTCCCAGGATCGGGGTGTCGTCGAGGAGCCAGAACGGCCGGATGGTCTTGACGCCCGGCGGCCGCAGGCTGTAGCGCATCGACGCCGACCAACTGCTGCTGTTGTTGAACTGTTCAGAAGGGCTACGGCGCTCCGACCACGTGTTGGAGTACGACAGGGCCAGCCCGTCGATGGTGTAGCGCAGCCACGGCGACCGCGAGCCGCGCTTCGAGAACGGCACCGACACCGTGCGCGTGAAGCTCGCCGTCTCAGACTCTTCGCGATAGACCGCCACGAGGGAGTCTTGCTGTGTGGCCGAGAGGTTCGGGTCGTTCTGGGCTTGCTCGATGAGGTCGTCGAGCCGGATATCACCACCGCGTCGGGGCGAGAAGCGGGGGGTGGATGTGCGCTGCTGCACGGAGACCGTCACCGGCAACTGCACGCCGAGGCGCTCCGGCAGCAGCTTGTGCGCGTTGACGGTCGTGTTGAGCGTGTAGGCCTGCTGGTCGGTGAAGGTGCGGTCGCCGAGGCCGCTGGACAGGTCACCGAAGGCGTCAGTCTGGCGCTCGACGCGCCCGCGCACCGTGGCAAGGTCGGCGAGTTGGAGCGAGGCCGTCGCATACGCGCTCCAGCCGGGCTCCTCGTCGTAGCCCGCCACCCGTAGTTCGTTGAACCACACCTCCGGGTTGAGGGTGTTGTCGCTCACGTTGCGGACCCCGAGTACGATGGTCGTGATGCTCTCGATCGAGGGGTTGCCGCGGATGAAGATCCGAGCACCCGGTGGCGCGTCGGGCGGCGGCACCACGCCCGCATAGCGCTGCGTGGGCACGGCGTCCGGCGCGTTGTTGCGCTCCACCTTGAGCTGGTTCAGCGCCGAGAGCACCACGTTGAACGAGTTGCGGTCCACCGTCTCCCCATTGACGAGCACGCCCGTCTGCCAGATCAGATCGGCATCGACGACGTTGCCCGGCGCTTCGGGGTCATAGGGAAAGACGGGCTGCTCGATCTCGTAGTAGTCTTCGCTCTCGTTGGTGCCGAGGCGCAGGAACACCCGGAGGCTGTCGCCCTCCTCGCGCTCGAAGCCCTCGCCGTGCACGAACGCGCGGAGGTTGGTGTATTTGGTAAGGTCGAGTTGACTGCTGTAGGACCGGAAGATGCCCCGCGAGACGCCCGGCCCGAGGTTTTCGGCGCGCACCACGATGGCCTGCTCCCGCTGTAGGATGAAGACGCCCTGGGCGTCCTGCGTGCGGCTGATGAGCGCCCCGTTCGGGATCTGGTACTGGCTGCGGTTCTCCTCGCTGTTGACCGTGGCGATGAACAGCTGCGTCTCTTCGGCGGAGGCGGGCGTGCCGGGCTCCACGACGGCCTCGTCGTTGAAACCGACGAGGTCGGACTTGAGCCACTGGCTACCCACGAGGTCGAGCGTGGCGAAGCGCAGCGTAGCCGGGACGCGGTGCCCGTCAGTCCAGAGTCGGAGCGCCTCGATGCGGGAGAAGTCCTCGATGTTGCCGAAGGCGGTCCGCCCCGTCCGCGAGCGCACCGGGATGCGGATGAGTGTCCACTCCTCGTTGCCGGGGTTGCCGACCCGGTTGATGAAGTAGGGGTTGCAGTTCTGCTGCCCCTCGACCTCGCACGGCACGTTGATCACGTTGGGGCCGATGGGGACGGCATAGCGGTAGAACGACTCGGCGCGGTCGAGGCCGAGGTCGCGGTCGATGTCCTCGTCGTCGGGGAAGGTGGAGTTGCCCTGCCCGCCGCCGAGCTGCTGCTGGCTCTCGAAGGCGTTGAGCTCCGTGGCAGCGAAGAAGCGGCTGAAGCGTTCCTGGACGGTCGCGCCGCCGCCCTCGTAAAACGCGGGGTTGCCGTAGAAACCATCGTCCTCGAAGTAGACGAAGTCGTCGCCTGAGGGGTCGATCTCGGCGAGGGCGCGGTCGAGCGGGTTGGCGGCACCGAGTGCCGAGAGGAACGGCTGGAAGTTGTCGAAGGTCTGCTCCGACAGGGCATAGGGCACGCCGCCGTCCTGGTCCGCCGACGAGCGCAGACCGTCCAAGCCGAGGTCCTCAGTCTGCCGGGCCGCATCGTCCAGGTCCACGCTCCCCGAGGCGCTGCCCGTAGCGAGACGGCCGTAGGGGCTAAGGCTCGCGCCTTCCGCGTCGGTTTCCACGAGGCCGTCCTCCGTGTTGAAGCGCCCGTCCGGCAGAATGTCCTCCGAGAGCTGGCCGAGGTCGATGTAGAGCAGCGCGCCGTCGCTCACCTCGTCGGTCCCGTCCCGCCCGCCGTACGGGGCGATGATGAACTCGACGAACTCGATGTTGTTACGGCCGTCGAAGTCGTTGTAGCCCTCGGGCAGACGCTGCACGATGCCGCCCCAGACCTCCTCGGGTGCCGCCTGAAAGCTCGACGCAAGCTCCACGTTGTAGTTATAGGGTCCGCGGCGCGCCGGGTCGATGTAGAGGTCGAGCGGCGTAGCCACGTTGGGCTGGCCGGGGACCTCCTGGCGGTCGGCGAAGATTTCCCGGAGCGGCACTTGCCGGGTGGCCGGCGTGGCGCCGAGGCGGTTGACGAGGCCGTTCGAGCTGTAGAGGAACTGCTGGAGCGAGTACCACGACGTGAGGCCGCGCCAGTTGCTCACGAGCGTCGGGCTCGTCACGTCGAGGCTACCCAGGTTGGTCACGCTTGCATCGGGGCCCGCGCCCGCCGGACCGGCCGCGAGCCGCCACGCGCCGGCCTGGGTCAGCGAGAACGAGTTTTCGGTCCCCTCGAAGTCGTCGATGAAGGAGATGCCCTGGAGTTCGTCCGGGTTGAAGTCGCGCCCGTTGCCTTGCAATTCCTCGCGCGACGACTCGAAGGCGAACGTCTCGGGGTGCCCCGGCTGGAAGCGGGCGTATTCGCCCTTGATCTCGAACGAACTCGGGGCCTTCGTCTGGATGAGCGGCAGCGCGTCGGCGAAGCGGGTCAGCCAGCGCGGCTCTGCGGCGAAGCGCCCGTCGAAGCCGAAGATGGTGTTGTCGATGGGCTCCTCGCCGATGCGGTACTTGTCGATGAGCGGCCGCTCGGAGAGCCGCATCCAGGTGGCCCCGATGTCGAAGTCTTCGCCGATGGTGTAGTCCGCGCGCAGGCCCAGCAACGTCTTCCGTCCGATGGCGGCAAACTGATTGCGCTCGTAGTCGATGGAGATGTTTTGCCCGGCCGTGAGGAAGGCCTGGTTGATGATGAGCACCTCGCCCGTGGCGTAGTCCACCTGGTAGTCGGTGCCCTCGGTGAGCGGGACGCCGCCCGAGGTGACGCGCACCGAGCCTTCCACAACGGCGAAGCCGAGGCTGTAGGACTCCTGCACGCTCGACCGGAACGAGCCCACGATCGCGTAGCGGTCGAGCCCGGGGAAGCGCCGCGCGTTCTCCTGCTTCGACGTGTAGAGCGTGTCGAAGGCGTAGGCGTTGGTGGCCGCCTCGGCGTTGGCGATGTTCGCCTCGCCGGTGAACTGGACGGACAGCGGCTCGCCGTTCAGCGTTCCGTTGCCCTCGAAGACGTCGCGGAGGCGCGCGCCGAACGGCTCTAGGAACGGGAAGATGACGCGCCCGTTGCCCGCGTTGATCGTGAGGCCGTTCACGAAGTCGAACTCCGCGTTGGGCTGCGGCGTGCTGCCGTCGTTGTCCAGGCGGTCGAGGCCGAGCGTGGTAAGGATGGTGCGCTGCTGACCGACGGTGACCCCTGGCAGCGTCTCCTGCGCGGGCTGCCCCGACGGCGCGTAGACGATGTCGAGTTCGAGGTCGTCGGCGCGGAGCGAGCGCCCGCCGATGCGGTAGATGTTGCGCATCGTGAGCGCCCACGACGCGTCGAACGCGGTCGGGTTGTCGCCGCGGAGCAGCTTCAGGATGATGCGCCGCCCGTTGAGGTCGGTGCCGGTCTCCTGGTCGAAGTCGCCCACCTGCACGATGGTGCCGTCGGTGCGGCGGTACTGAAACGCGATGGCGATCTGCTCGTCGGGGCTCAGGCTGCGGTTGAGCGAGAGGTAGCCGAGTTGCGGGTCGAACTCGTAGTCACGGCCCTCGGCGAGCTTGCGGAAGCGGGAGTCCGCGTAGTCGGCGATGTCGAGGTTGAACTGGGCCTCAAAATTGACCGCGCTGGAGGAGTCGCGGAGCTGCTCCAGGTCCGCGTCGGCGTACTGGTCGTTGGCCTCGTCGGGGAGCGGTGCGGCGGTGCCGAACGCCGCGAGGTAGGCATCGCCGCCCGCGAGGACACCGTCCGGCAGGTCCGGATTCACCACCGGACCGCCGGGCCCCGGCTCGCCGAGGTCGACGAGGGCGACCGCCTGGGCGAGGCCCTCCGTCAGCTGGTTGGTCTGGCTGACCGACTGGTCCTTGAGCCACACGTCGATGCCGACGATCTGGTCGAAGGCCGGGTCGGCGATGATGTTGGGCGGGCGGCTGAGCGCCACGTCCCATCGGTTGCGGAAGTAGTAGCCGAGGAAGAAGTGCGCGTTGTCCTCGTACTCGTAGGGCGCGATGTCGAAGTTCGTGGTCTGGCTGCCGCCCTCGATTTCGAGCGCGTCGCCCTCGGCGTCCTGCTGGCTGGCCACGAGCGTCACGCCGAGGCCGCCGAAGCGGAGGTCGGTGCGGATGCCGAAGAGGCGCTGGCCGCCGCGGATGAGGTCGCTCGGCGTCTGGAGGAATACGTTCCCCGCCTCGATGCGCTGGATGATGTCGTCGTCGTAGCCCTCGTAGAGCAGCTTGACCTGGTTCTCGAACTCGAACGTGTTCTGCGTGTCGTAGTTGACGCCGATGTTGAGCTTGTCGCCGATGGTGCCGTCGATGCCGAGGGCGAGTTCCTGGGCGAAGTCGGGGTTGAGGCGCCCGCCCTGGCCGGTGGCGGCCTGCTGCTGCTCGTTCTCCTGGTAGGAGAAGCCGAGGTTGATGTTGGCGTTGCCGGTCACGTTGAGCGCCACCTCGTTCTTGCCGAAGATGGTCTCGAACGCACCGCCGCGCCCGCCGGGCACCGCGATGGTCAGGCGGAGGTCGCCGCGCCCACGGCTGCGTCGCCGGAGTTGCTCCTGCGCCACGCTGCGGAAGTTCTCCTTGATGACCGACGCGCGGAGCGCCGCCTGGAACTCAGCCAGGTCCACCTCGACGGGCACGCGCACGTCCTGGTCACGGACCGTCTCGCGGATGGAATAGCGCAGGTCAACCGAGTCCAGTTGGGCATCGCGGCGCCAGTAGTTGCCGGGCGCGAAGTCGAACGGGCGCGCGCGGCGCTCCACGACGGAAGCGAGTCGGCTGTCGCGCCGCCGCATCGGGAAGTACGTCGAGGCGCGCGTCGTGTCGAGCGTCGTGGTGTCGCCGATGGCGGCCACCCGGAGCGACTCCACGTCGGCGGGGTCAAACGGGGGGAGGTTGGCCGTGTCGGCGGGCTCGACTTGCCCGATCGCCACGGAATCGGTGTCGGCCACGGCGACATACCGCCACACCGAGGGGCTGCCTGCTCCAGCGGCCACGCTCGCCTGCCATCCCGACGCCGCGACCAGGAGGGCTAGGGTAGCCACGCTGGCAACTAGGGTCCACCAGCGTGCGCGCCGAATTGCAGGGGGCAGCGCGCCCGGGTGCTCCGCAACCGCGCGCCCCGTAGAGGCAGCGGTCGATTCCGAAGGCGAGGCAGGAGTCGGCACGGGATTCGGCTACGTACGACGTCGGGAACCCGCACGCAGCGCGGCGGGACCAGGTGCAGGAGACGGGTGGGGCGTAGCAGAATCCTTCGACTAGGCGTGCGCGCGACGGCGCGGACTGGACAGGAAAAACCGGGCGAGAAACTACGGCGTGGCCTTGCGGCTCGCAAACCGCGCACGGGGCATTTCAGTGCGCCAGGCCGCACCCGGAGCGGCACTCCGAGAACCGCACTGACCCCGGAACGCCACGCCTGCCGGTTGTAGTGTGCGAGCCCTAGCGGGAAAACACGGCCGGCCACGAGCCAAGCCCTGCCAGGCCCGGATCCGGGCGACGAGTCGAACGCAGTGGTAGCGGAATCGAAGCCCGGAGCGGAATCGAAGCTGGGAGCGGCCATCAGCCTGAATGTCGCTATGACCTAGCTGAGGGCAGCCCCGTTCATCAGCACAGCCAAGGCTTCGCGCTGCCGCTCGATGCGTGCGTCATGCCTCAGGACGGTCGGCGGCGCGGCTCGAACCGCACAGTCGTTGAGCGGGCAACGCTCGCAGGTCAGGTTCACCTTCGAGACGGGCACGTCGGGGTCGTCCCACCAGCGCACGACCCGCTTGAAGTCCGCGTCGATGCGGAAGCCGAGCGACACCACGGAGTTGACGCCAGGCTTCAGCGCAAGTGGGCGCGCCACGGCGATGGCGAAGAACTCAGCGGCGTCGTTGACGAAGCGTACCCGCTGCGCACGCACAACCGGCGGCGGGTTGCCGATGGTCTGCTGCGCGTCTTCGAGCGCCCGCAGCGTCTCCATCGACACCCAGCGACGGCAGTAGTGCTCCAGCGCAGAGATGCCATGGGGCACGGGCACACGCGACATGTTGAACACCTTTGTCAGCTTGTACTCGTCGGTGCCCAGCCGGTGGTTGAAGCGCATGAAGTAGATCTCGTCGAGCCCGAAGTCGGTCGGGATGACCTCCGTGAGCCGGTAGTAGAGCATCTCCGGCGTGACGCGGTAGGCGTCGAGGCCGCGCAGGATTTGCTTAGGGTCCCACTGCTCCCCGGCGAAGAGCGCGGTGAGGTCGCGGCGAACGCGCTCCCGCGGCATGAGGAGCGCCCCGGCGAAGTAGGACGCCTTGAAGTGGTTGAGCACCTGGTCAAACGACTTCGGCTCAATCCACGTCGAGGTCGTCGGGCGGTCGGTGAGGCCGAGGTGGTGGTAGCCGATCTCGCGCGCGTAGACGAACGCCCGCTGTGACGGCATCAGCTTCGGGTTGACGTGCAGCACCGCGCCCATCGCTCTGTTGCGCTTGCGCCTCGGGCCGGCCGGGGCGCGGAAGATCGAGCGCAGCCGGTCGAGGTCGGGGTGCCCGGGGATCGCGTCCAGATCGACGGTGATGCCGAACCGCTCGGCGAGCGCGCCGCGCAGGTCCTCGTCGGTCAACCGGGCCTCCACGTCGAAGCCCGCCGCCGCCCGGAAGGCCTCGGCTTGGGCCTCGATGTCGGGGAAATAGTTGCGGTGCATCTGCTGGTAGGACCGCAGCGCCGCGAAGAGGAAGTGCTCGTTGCGGAGGTCGTAGTGCCGCATCACCTCCAGGAACGTCCGTACGAGAGCGCTGCCCTCCTCGGGCTTGCCCGCGACCAGCCGAATCACGTCCTCTGGCTCCACGCCGAACAGCTCGAACGGGAACTCCCGCAGAAAGGGCGAGGCGATAGCGGTCTTGATGTCCTGCAGTTCGTCCTCCACGCGGAGCGAGACGAGGTCGTCGTAGGTGGTACCGAGTGCCGAGGCCAGCTCAATGAGCTTCTCGGGCTTGGGGTACTTCTTGCCCTTTTCGATCTCGGAGAGGTAGGAGATCGACACGCCTGCGGCTTCGGCGACGTCGCGGAGCGGGCGGCCCTGCTCCTGGCGCAGCGTCTTGAGCTTCAGGCCGAGGATGAGGCGGAGTTGGTCGGCGTTTTCGGACATCGGGGAACGCAGGGGGGTGGCAGGATGGAGTCGCTTCCGAAAAAACCGGAAGCGCTTCCGAAGCTTAATGCCGCAGGTATAGAGGTAAAGCGGTTACATCGTTCGCTGGGAGCGAAAGATAGGGCGAAAAACCTACCGACGAATGAAAGTAATCTGTTAGCGAAATTTCGCTTGCTTCCAGATATACGCGGCTCTAGGTTGTCCTCCCGCCGTCCATGCCCTCTGCACGCTCCCTACCTCCCACGCCCATGCAGCCCCCCCTCACCGACCGCTCCAACGAACTCGCCGACGGCGTCGAGATCAACACCTTTGCTTGGACGCCGCAGGCGCGCCGCCTGCTCACGCCCGACGCCCTCGCGCTGCTCGCCCGCCTCCACCGTGCGCTGGAGCCCGAGCGCCAGAGCCTTCTCATGGCCCGCAAGGCCCGCCAGGAGTCCTTCGACAACGGCGCGCGCCCCGGCTTTCTCGAACCGACCGAGCACCCGGACGCACGTGGCGACTGGCAGGTGGCGCCGCTGCCCGAGGACCTCCAGATGCGCCGCGTCGAGATCACGGGTCCCGTTTCGGACGCGAAGATGGTGATCAACATGCTCTCGCGCACGGCCGACGGGCAGCGCGCCGACTGCGCGATGGTCGACTTCGAGGACTCGATGAAGCCGTCCTGGAACAACGTCATGCAGGGCGTCGAGAACGTGATCGGCATCGCCGAGGGCACGCTCTCGGCCGAGAAGACTGACGCGATGGGCGTGGTCGTGAAGCGCTACCAGCTCGACCCTGCCGACATGGCGCTCCCCATGGTGCGCGTGCGCGGCCTCCACCTCGACGAGTCCAACCTCCGCATCGACGGCGCGCCGATCTCAGGCGGCCTGCTCGACTTCGCGCTGGTCGCCTACCACACGGCTAAAACCTTCATAGCGAAGGGCACCACGCCGAAGTTCTACGTCCCGAAAGTCGAGCACTACCTCGAAGCGCGCTGGTGGAACACGCTCATGGACGGCATCGAGGACGCGCTCGGGCTGGAGCGCTCGACGGTCCGTGCGACGTTCCTCATCGAGACGCTGCCCGCCGCCTACCAGATGGAGGAGATCCTCTACGAGATCCGCACGCACGCGGCGGGCCTCAACGGCGGGCGCTGGGACAAGATTTTCTCGGACATCAAGACGCTCCGCGCGCACGCCGACCGCGTGATGGCCGACCGCGCCACGATCGGCATGAACCGCGACTGGATGAGCAACTATGCCAAGCAGCTCATCCGCGTGTGCCACACCCGCGGCGCCTTCGGCATGGGCGGCATGGCGGCGTTCACGCCTGGCCGCGACCCCGAACTGCGCACGCGCCAGACCGCGAAGGTTGTCGCCGACAAGGAGTTCGAGGCGTCCATCGGCCACGACGGCTGCTGGGTGTCGCACCCCTACTTCATCGGCCCGGCGATGGAGCCCTTCCTCGCCCAGCTCGACGGGGCCAAGAACCAACTCGGCGTGATCCCCGCCCTACCCGAGCGCCCCGACCTGCTCCCGAAGTCGGACGGCCCCAAGACGATGGCCGGGCTGCGCACCAACGTCCGCGTCGGCATCGCCTACATGAAGGGCTGGAACCAGGACATCGGCTGCGTGGCCTGGGACAACCTCATGGAGGACCTGGCCACGCTGGAGATCAGCCGCTCGCAAACGTGGCAGTGGCTCCACCAGAGCATCTTCCTCGACGAAGGCCCGCAGGTGACGAAGTCGCTCGTGCTGAGCATCTTCGACCAGGAGCTAGCCGAGATCAAAGAGGAGATCGGCGATGCGATGGCGGGCCAGCCCGAGGCCGTCGTCGCGGCCGAACTCGCGCGCTACGAGCAGGCCGCTCGCGACGCCGCTGCCATCTTCACCGAGGACGCCATGCGCGACTTCCTCACGACCCGCTCCGACCTCGCTGGCGTCGCTACCGACCGCGCCGTGATGGTGTGATGCTTCCAGACGGCTCCCCCCGTCCTGCGTCGCCTCCGTTCTGTCGAACTCCGCTCCTCGGACTGTCCCCCTCACACGTGAGGGGGGCAGCTTCCCGACCCTTCAGGGGGAGGGAAGCAGGGGGAGCCGCCTCAACTTCCGATCCCCCAACCCGCCCGTCCCGCCTTCGGGCTAGCCCTCAACGCCATGGAACTCCGCATGACCTCCGTCGACCAGGCCGCCCTTGCCATCCAGCAGGACTGGGACACCAACCCGCGCTGGAAAGGCGTCACCCGCGACTACACTGCCACCGACGTAGCGCGCCTCCAGAACTCGTTCCCGATCGAGTACACCCTCGCCAAGATGGGCGCGGAGCGGCTGTGGAACCTGATCCACGAGGGCAACGGCGAGTTCGTTGCGGCGCTCGGCGCGCTCACGGGCGGGCAGGCGCTCCAGCAGGTCAAGGCGGGCCTCAAGGCGATCTACCTCTCTGGCTGGCAGGTCGCGGCCGACGCGAACCTCGCGGGCGAGATGTACCCCGACCAGAGCCTCTACCCTGCCGACTCGGTCCCGAAGGTCGTCCAGCGGATCAACAACACGCTGCTGCGCGCCGACCAGATCGCCCGTGCTGAGGGTGGCCAGGACGAGACCTATTACATGGCCCCGATCATGGCCGACGCCGAGGCGGGCTTTGGCGGCGTGCTCAACGCCTATGAGCTGATGAAGGGCATGATCCGCGCAGGCGCAGCGGGCGTCCACTTCGAGGACCAGCTCGCGGCCGAGAAGAAGTGCGGCCACCTCGGCGGCAAGGTGCTCGTACCCACGCAGGAGTTCGTGCAGAAGCTCAACGCCGCGCGCCTCGCCGCCGACGTACTCGGCGTGCCGACGCTCCTCGTCGCCCGCACCGACGCCGAAGCCGCCACGCTTATCACGAGCGACGTAGACCCCTACGACGCGCCGTTCATCGACCGCGAGCAGGGCAGGACGCCGGAGGGCTTCTACCACGTCCGCAACGGCATGGAGGCCTGCATCGCCCGCGGGCTCGCCTACGCCCCCTACGCCGACCTCGTGTGGATGGAGACCAGCCATCCCGACTTGGAACAGGCCCGCGTCTTCGCCGAGGCCATCCACGCGAAGTACCCCGACCAACTGCTCGCCTACAACTGCTCGCCGAGCTTCAACTGGAAGCAGCACATGGGCGACGCCGAGCTGGCCGTTTACCAGAAGGAACTCGCCAAGCTGGGCTACACCTTCCAGTTCA encodes:
- a CDS encoding XRE family transcriptional regulator, translated to MSENADQLRLILGLKLKTLRQEQGRPLRDVAEAAGVSISYLSEIEKGKKYPKPEKLIELASALGTTYDDLVSLRVEDELQDIKTAIASPFLREFPFELFGVEPEDVIRLVAGKPEEGSALVRTFLEVMRHYDLRNEHFLFAALRSYQQMHRNYFPDIEAQAEAFRAAAGFDVEARLTDEDLRGALAERFGITVDLDAIPGHPDLDRLRSIFRAPAGPRRKRNRAMGAVLHVNPKLMPSQRAFVYAREIGYHHLGLTDRPTTSTWIEPKSFDQVLNHFKASYFAGALLMPRERVRRDLTALFAGEQWDPKQILRGLDAYRVTPEMLYYRLTEVIPTDFGLDEIYFMRFNHRLGTDEYKLTKVFNMSRVPVPHGISALEHYCRRWVSMETLRALEDAQQTIGNPPPVVRAQRVRFVNDAAEFFAIAVARPLALKPGVNSVVSLGFRIDADFKRVVRWWDDPDVPVSKVNLTCERCPLNDCAVRAAPPTVLRHDARIERQREALAVLMNGAALS
- a CDS encoding malate synthase A (Catalyzes the aldol condensation of glyoxylate with acetyl-CoA to form malate as part of the second step of the glyoxylate bypass and an alternative to the tricarboxylic acid cycle) is translated as MQPPLTDRSNELADGVEINTFAWTPQARRLLTPDALALLARLHRALEPERQSLLMARKARQESFDNGARPGFLEPTEHPDARGDWQVAPLPEDLQMRRVEITGPVSDAKMVINMLSRTADGQRADCAMVDFEDSMKPSWNNVMQGVENVIGIAEGTLSAEKTDAMGVVVKRYQLDPADMALPMVRVRGLHLDESNLRIDGAPISGGLLDFALVAYHTAKTFIAKGTTPKFYVPKVEHYLEARWWNTLMDGIEDALGLERSTVRATFLIETLPAAYQMEEILYEIRTHAAGLNGGRWDKIFSDIKTLRAHADRVMADRATIGMNRDWMSNYAKQLIRVCHTRGAFGMGGMAAFTPGRDPELRTRQTAKVVADKEFEASIGHDGCWVSHPYFIGPAMEPFLAQLDGAKNQLGVIPALPERPDLLPKSDGPKTMAGLRTNVRVGIAYMKGWNQDIGCVAWDNLMEDLATLEISRSQTWQWLHQSIFLDEGPQVTKSLVLSIFDQELAEIKEEIGDAMAGQPEAVVAAELARYEQAARDAAAIFTEDAMRDFLTTRSDLAGVATDRAVMV
- the aceA gene encoding isocitrate lyase translates to MELRMTSVDQAALAIQQDWDTNPRWKGVTRDYTATDVARLQNSFPIEYTLAKMGAERLWNLIHEGNGEFVAALGALTGGQALQQVKAGLKAIYLSGWQVAADANLAGEMYPDQSLYPADSVPKVVQRINNTLLRADQIARAEGGQDETYYMAPIMADAEAGFGGVLNAYELMKGMIRAGAAGVHFEDQLAAEKKCGHLGGKVLVPTQEFVQKLNAARLAADVLGVPTLLVARTDAEAATLITSDVDPYDAPFIDREQGRTPEGFYHVRNGMEACIARGLAYAPYADLVWMETSHPDLEQARVFAEAIHAKYPDQLLAYNCSPSFNWKQHMGDAELAVYQKELAKLGYTFQFITLAGFHTLNYSMFDLAHGYKTDGMFAYSQLQEAEFASEDRGYTATKHQREVGTGYFDEVRTAITGGKASTGAMAHSTEAAQF